In Apis cerana isolate GH-2021 linkage group LG6, AcerK_1.0, whole genome shotgun sequence, the following are encoded in one genomic region:
- the LOC107993489 gene encoding chaoptin isoform X2: MGYVLVIFTLLLMMWASLARMHELPVQYPPCFFNPLCTCSKAIPDLGIVTCYNVPMPRIPLPINSSKVFMLQLENNGLMFLQPQFLMNTGLYKLRIKHNPLADIPDEAFLGLERSLWELELPYNRLEKIPSKSFRHLQKLQLLDLTGNKISKIASDNWRGLENSLQKLRLGRNAIDKLPADAFAGLTYLDMLDLRDNNLKEIDPSVFRDGMAHLIHLYLNGNQLTHIPYAQLSSLKRMKVLDLSYNRISKMLNPQLESEIKGLQMSLDILRLDYNQIETLMSRDFQHFLKVNRTYLDGNPLTMIEEGTFRDSRIRELYLSDCDLLEIDSSNFVGLESSLELLDLSGNNITLLPSPIFQEYDFLRTLIFRENKIQTFSPAEVFNGFQYSLYNLDLSGKENSVVSLQDLRQMRNMRFLSISRIPESTLSPDNFMEYGMDIKELRIVKSNLNAIKSHAFMHVRGIKYLDFSENSISTIEDEAFSEVGHSLLTLRMSHALSSSVSEIPKAPFKFLTNLQHFDFSNNKIKSLPDTSFHFLKRIKRMELQDNEIDSIRKGTFQGDIHSYLEEVNFSFNMIKTIQTHTFVDLPKLTMINLEDNAIDKIERRAFMNMKLLKYINLRGNKIKDITDEAFQNLPDLEYLDLAYNDLIEFDFASFDQVGTLSSFKVNASHNEIPKLWINSTTFTPPTTIGGTIQSNIKVLDLSYNNISDIMKYYFKPVEFSLTHLYLAHNQLTNVTQGVFGNMPHLQWLDLSHNELMEIDFDCFRNTKNIQVLFLSWNNIMDIPAEAFRPLKKLRIIDLSHNRLRTLPDNMFSEANIESLDLSHNQFMRLPTKTMSISAAASLSMLDLSWNTLSGIHTTDAIFRLRSLTWLDLSYNRLVRLDDGIFSDLSYLTHLDLSHNKQLLLESRGRTFHGLEDSLLYLDLSNISLLSVPELPLRRLQTLYLAHNELASIPPEMASNLTSLHYLDLSANDLTVVPLITHTLPELKTFNLADNPITAVTNTSFLGIADSLEELDIRRLSLLTFESGALCKATKLRKLYITAYNGVKNFNFPNILEYNHGLRHLVIDVQNDTNLEKEMKGKFPNKLFNITLTGRALKNVDSDILRGIRNPHLHFGMFNTSVNTVPKQIFDNAEWVRNVTVHLRHNDVRTLHNPSNGYKPGVPGKRFLLKLTVRGSYFTCDCDIGWMETWQRKHRQYQEDRCTTYSEFKNIERDEEDDEFDCWDNGWDDDLRESFCLNKNNMSVLEALKTDLECGWGTATYIHTPHYLVVFLFVIFAMITY, from the exons atgggtTACGTGCTGGTCATTTTTACTCTATTATTGATGATGTGGGCATCCTTGGCTCGGATGCACGAACTTCCAGTGCAATATCCACCGTGTTTCTTCAACCCCCTTTGTACTTGCTCCAAAGCCATTCCTGATTTGGGTATAGTGACCTGTTACAACGTACCAATGCCGCGGATACCTCTGCCAATAAATTCTTCCAAGGTGTTTATGCTACAATTGGAGAACAATGGATTGATGTTCTTGCAACCACAGTTTCTCATGAACACAG GTCTGTACAAACTACGAATCAAACATAATCCCTTGGCTGACATCCCTGACGAAGCTTTCCTAGGGCTTGAGAGATCGTTATGGGAGCTCGAATTACCCTACAATCGGCTGGAAAAAATTCCTAGCAAGTCATTCAGACATTTGCAGAAATTACAACTTCTTGATCTAACAG gaaacaaaatatcaaagatcGCCTCAGACAACTGGCGTGGTCTCGAGAATTCCTTGCAAAAATTGCGATTGGGGCGTAATGCGATCGACAAACTTCCAGCAGACGCGTTCGCGGGTCTCACTTACTTGGATATGCTCGACCTACGTGACAATAATCTGAAGGAAATCGATCCTTCCGTATTCAGAGATGGCATGGCGCATCTGATACATCTGTATCTGAACGGAAATCAATTGACACACATACCTTACGCGCAATTATCGTCATTGAAGCGGATGAAGGTGTTAGATCTTAGCTATAACAGGATATCGAAAATGTTGAACCCCCAACTGGAGTCAGAAATCAAGGGACTTCAGATGTCTCTCGATATATTGCGTCTGGATTACAATCAAATCGAAACTCTGATGTCTCGTGATTTTCAGCACTTTTTAAAAGTCAACAGGACTTATTTGGATGGTAATCCTTTAACGATGATCGAG GAGGGTACGTTTAGAGATTCGAGAATACGGGAACTTTATTTGAGCGATTGCGATCTATTGGAGATCGATTCATCTAATTTCGTTGGTTTGGAATCGTCTCTCGAATTGCTGGATCTCTCGGGAAATAATATTACGTTACTTCCAAGTCCTATCTTCCAAGAATACGATTTTCTACGCACTTTAATCTTCCGTGAAAACAAGATTCAAACCTTTTCACcgg CCGAAGTATTTAATGGTTTCCAATATTCTTTGTATAATCTGGACTTGAGCGGGAAAGAAAACAGCGTGGTGTCACTTCAAGATCTTCGACAAATGAGGAATATGCGATTCCTTTCTATCTCACGAATACCAGAGTCGACGTTATCCCCAGATAATTTTATGGAATACGGGATGGATATCAAAGAGCTTCGTATTGTGAAAAGTAATCTGAACGCCATCAAAAGTCATGCTTTCATGCATGTACGTGGAATCAAATATCTGGATTTCTCTGAAAATTCGATATCCACAATAGAAGACGAAGCTTTCTCCGAG GTCGGCCATTCGCTTCTAACATTGAGAATGTCTCACGCTCTATCTTCTTCCGTTTCTGAAATACCGAAAGCGCCATTTAAATTCCTGACGAATCTACAACATTTTGATTTTagcaacaataaaattaaatcactaCCGGACACgtcttttcattttctgaaGAGGATTAAACGAATGGAATTGCAGGACAACGAAATCGATAGTATCAGAAAAGGGACTTTTCAG gGCGATATACATTCCTATCTGGAAGAAGTGAATTTCTcgtttaatatgattaaaacgaTCCAAACTCATACGTTCGTCGACCTGCCAAAATTAACTATGATAAATTTAGAGGACAACGCTATAGATAAAATCGAGAGGAGAGCATTTATGAACATGAAActgttgaaatatattaatttgcgaGGCAACAAAATAAAGGATATCACGGATGAAGCCTTCCag aatttaccAGATCTGGAATATCTTGATCTCGCGTATAACGATCTGATCGAGTTCGATTTCGCTTCGTTCGACCAAGTAGGAACGTTGTCGTCGTTCAAAGTGAACGCTAGCCATAACGAAATCCCGAAATTATGGATTAACAGTACCACATTCACGCCACCGACCACCA TCGGCGGAACAATTCAATCGAACATCAAAGTTCTCGACCTCAGCTACAACAATATATCCGATATAATGAAGTATTATTTCAAGCCAGTGGAATTCTCGTTAACACATCTCTATCTGGCTCATAACCAACTGACAAACGTAACTCAAGGTGTCTTTGGAAATATGCCACACTTGCAATGGCTTGACCTTAGTCACAACGAACTGATGGAAATCGACTTCGATTGCTTCAGAAACACGAAAAATATCCAAGTGCTCTTCCTTTCTTGGAACAATATCATGGACATCCCAGCAGAGGCATTTAGACCATTGAAGAAGCTAAGGATCATTGATCTTTCTCATAATAGGCTGAGAACATTGCCGGATAATATGTTTTCCGAAGCTAATATCGAGAGTTTGGATCTGTCTCATAATCAATTTATGAGATTACCCACAAAAACCATGTCTATCTCAGCAGCTGCTAGTTTATCCATGTTGGATTTGTCTTGGAACACTCTCTCGGGAATCCATACTACTGACGCCATATTTAGATTACGA AGTTTGACATGGTTAGATTTATCATACAATCGATTGGTTAGGCTCGACGACGGGATATTCTCTGATTTATCATATCTAACTCATCTAGACTTGAGTCACAATAAACAATTACTTTTGGAATCACGTGGAAGAACATTTCATGGCTTAGAGGACTCGCTTTTATATCTTGATTTAAGCAACATTTCGCTTTTAAGT gtgCCAGAATTGCCATTAAGACGATTGCAAACGTTGTACTTGGCACATAATGAGTTGGCATCGATACCACCGGAAATGGCATCGAATTTAACGTCTCTTCACTATTTAGATCTGAGTGCCAACGATCTAACAGTGGTACCATTGATCACGCACACTCTACCTgagttaaaaacttttaatttagcCGATAATCCAATCACGGCTGTTACCAATACTAGTTTCTTAGGTATCGCAGATAGCCTTGAGGAATTGGATATACGACGATTATCTTTATTGACATTCGAA agtgGAGCACTTTGTAAAGCTACAAAACTTCgtaagttatatataactGCTTACAATggtgtgaaaaattttaattttcccaaCATTCTTGAATATAATCACGGCTTAAGGCATTTAGTCATTGAT GTACAAAATGATACgaatttggaaaaagaaatgaaaggaaagtttcctaataaattatttaatattacgttGACAGGTCGAGCATTAAAGAATGTAGACTCGGATATATTGCGA GGTATAAGAAATCCACATTTGCATTTTGGAATGTTCAACACGAGTGTGAATACCGTGCCTAagcaaatatttgataatgcaGAATGGGTGAGAAATGTGACGGTTCATCTTCGCCATAATGACGTGCGAACGCTTCACAATCCATCTAATGGATACAAACCAGGCGTGCCAGGAAAACGATTTCTGTTGAAACTCACGGTGAGAGGAAGCTATTTTACTTGTGATTGCGACATTGG atGGATGGAAACCTGGCAGAGAAAACATAGACAATATCAAGAGGATCGTTGCACTACCTAtagtgaatttaaaaatatcgaacgagATGAAGAAGATGATGAATTCGATTGCTGGGACAATGGTTGGGATGACGATTTACGCGAATCATTTTgcttaaataagaataatatgtcAGTATTAGAAGCATTGAAAACAGATCTTGAATGTGGATGGGGAACTGCGACTTATATTCATACACCTCATTATCTCGTTGTCTtccttttcgttatttttgcaATGATTACTTATTAG
- the LOC107993489 gene encoding chaoptin isoform X1, with translation MNLKIIIKMGYVLVIFTLLLMMWASLARMHELPVQYPPCFFNPLCTCSKAIPDLGIVTCYNVPMPRIPLPINSSKVFMLQLENNGLMFLQPQFLMNTGLYKLRIKHNPLADIPDEAFLGLERSLWELELPYNRLEKIPSKSFRHLQKLQLLDLTGNKISKIASDNWRGLENSLQKLRLGRNAIDKLPADAFAGLTYLDMLDLRDNNLKEIDPSVFRDGMAHLIHLYLNGNQLTHIPYAQLSSLKRMKVLDLSYNRISKMLNPQLESEIKGLQMSLDILRLDYNQIETLMSRDFQHFLKVNRTYLDGNPLTMIEEGTFRDSRIRELYLSDCDLLEIDSSNFVGLESSLELLDLSGNNITLLPSPIFQEYDFLRTLIFRENKIQTFSPAEVFNGFQYSLYNLDLSGKENSVVSLQDLRQMRNMRFLSISRIPESTLSPDNFMEYGMDIKELRIVKSNLNAIKSHAFMHVRGIKYLDFSENSISTIEDEAFSEVGHSLLTLRMSHALSSSVSEIPKAPFKFLTNLQHFDFSNNKIKSLPDTSFHFLKRIKRMELQDNEIDSIRKGTFQGDIHSYLEEVNFSFNMIKTIQTHTFVDLPKLTMINLEDNAIDKIERRAFMNMKLLKYINLRGNKIKDITDEAFQNLPDLEYLDLAYNDLIEFDFASFDQVGTLSSFKVNASHNEIPKLWINSTTFTPPTTIGGTIQSNIKVLDLSYNNISDIMKYYFKPVEFSLTHLYLAHNQLTNVTQGVFGNMPHLQWLDLSHNELMEIDFDCFRNTKNIQVLFLSWNNIMDIPAEAFRPLKKLRIIDLSHNRLRTLPDNMFSEANIESLDLSHNQFMRLPTKTMSISAAASLSMLDLSWNTLSGIHTTDAIFRLRSLTWLDLSYNRLVRLDDGIFSDLSYLTHLDLSHNKQLLLESRGRTFHGLEDSLLYLDLSNISLLSVPELPLRRLQTLYLAHNELASIPPEMASNLTSLHYLDLSANDLTVVPLITHTLPELKTFNLADNPITAVTNTSFLGIADSLEELDIRRLSLLTFESGALCKATKLRKLYITAYNGVKNFNFPNILEYNHGLRHLVIDVQNDTNLEKEMKGKFPNKLFNITLTGRALKNVDSDILRGIRNPHLHFGMFNTSVNTVPKQIFDNAEWVRNVTVHLRHNDVRTLHNPSNGYKPGVPGKRFLLKLTVRGSYFTCDCDIGWMETWQRKHRQYQEDRCTTYSEFKNIERDEEDDEFDCWDNGWDDDLRESFCLNKNNMSVLEALKTDLECGWGTATYIHTPHYLVVFLFVIFAMITY, from the exons ATG aatttgaaaataataataaaaatgggtTACGTGCTGGTCATTTTTACTCTATTATTGATGATGTGGGCATCCTTGGCTCGGATGCACGAACTTCCAGTGCAATATCCACCGTGTTTCTTCAACCCCCTTTGTACTTGCTCCAAAGCCATTCCTGATTTGGGTATAGTGACCTGTTACAACGTACCAATGCCGCGGATACCTCTGCCAATAAATTCTTCCAAGGTGTTTATGCTACAATTGGAGAACAATGGATTGATGTTCTTGCAACCACAGTTTCTCATGAACACAG GTCTGTACAAACTACGAATCAAACATAATCCCTTGGCTGACATCCCTGACGAAGCTTTCCTAGGGCTTGAGAGATCGTTATGGGAGCTCGAATTACCCTACAATCGGCTGGAAAAAATTCCTAGCAAGTCATTCAGACATTTGCAGAAATTACAACTTCTTGATCTAACAG gaaacaaaatatcaaagatcGCCTCAGACAACTGGCGTGGTCTCGAGAATTCCTTGCAAAAATTGCGATTGGGGCGTAATGCGATCGACAAACTTCCAGCAGACGCGTTCGCGGGTCTCACTTACTTGGATATGCTCGACCTACGTGACAATAATCTGAAGGAAATCGATCCTTCCGTATTCAGAGATGGCATGGCGCATCTGATACATCTGTATCTGAACGGAAATCAATTGACACACATACCTTACGCGCAATTATCGTCATTGAAGCGGATGAAGGTGTTAGATCTTAGCTATAACAGGATATCGAAAATGTTGAACCCCCAACTGGAGTCAGAAATCAAGGGACTTCAGATGTCTCTCGATATATTGCGTCTGGATTACAATCAAATCGAAACTCTGATGTCTCGTGATTTTCAGCACTTTTTAAAAGTCAACAGGACTTATTTGGATGGTAATCCTTTAACGATGATCGAG GAGGGTACGTTTAGAGATTCGAGAATACGGGAACTTTATTTGAGCGATTGCGATCTATTGGAGATCGATTCATCTAATTTCGTTGGTTTGGAATCGTCTCTCGAATTGCTGGATCTCTCGGGAAATAATATTACGTTACTTCCAAGTCCTATCTTCCAAGAATACGATTTTCTACGCACTTTAATCTTCCGTGAAAACAAGATTCAAACCTTTTCACcgg CCGAAGTATTTAATGGTTTCCAATATTCTTTGTATAATCTGGACTTGAGCGGGAAAGAAAACAGCGTGGTGTCACTTCAAGATCTTCGACAAATGAGGAATATGCGATTCCTTTCTATCTCACGAATACCAGAGTCGACGTTATCCCCAGATAATTTTATGGAATACGGGATGGATATCAAAGAGCTTCGTATTGTGAAAAGTAATCTGAACGCCATCAAAAGTCATGCTTTCATGCATGTACGTGGAATCAAATATCTGGATTTCTCTGAAAATTCGATATCCACAATAGAAGACGAAGCTTTCTCCGAG GTCGGCCATTCGCTTCTAACATTGAGAATGTCTCACGCTCTATCTTCTTCCGTTTCTGAAATACCGAAAGCGCCATTTAAATTCCTGACGAATCTACAACATTTTGATTTTagcaacaataaaattaaatcactaCCGGACACgtcttttcattttctgaaGAGGATTAAACGAATGGAATTGCAGGACAACGAAATCGATAGTATCAGAAAAGGGACTTTTCAG gGCGATATACATTCCTATCTGGAAGAAGTGAATTTCTcgtttaatatgattaaaacgaTCCAAACTCATACGTTCGTCGACCTGCCAAAATTAACTATGATAAATTTAGAGGACAACGCTATAGATAAAATCGAGAGGAGAGCATTTATGAACATGAAActgttgaaatatattaatttgcgaGGCAACAAAATAAAGGATATCACGGATGAAGCCTTCCag aatttaccAGATCTGGAATATCTTGATCTCGCGTATAACGATCTGATCGAGTTCGATTTCGCTTCGTTCGACCAAGTAGGAACGTTGTCGTCGTTCAAAGTGAACGCTAGCCATAACGAAATCCCGAAATTATGGATTAACAGTACCACATTCACGCCACCGACCACCA TCGGCGGAACAATTCAATCGAACATCAAAGTTCTCGACCTCAGCTACAACAATATATCCGATATAATGAAGTATTATTTCAAGCCAGTGGAATTCTCGTTAACACATCTCTATCTGGCTCATAACCAACTGACAAACGTAACTCAAGGTGTCTTTGGAAATATGCCACACTTGCAATGGCTTGACCTTAGTCACAACGAACTGATGGAAATCGACTTCGATTGCTTCAGAAACACGAAAAATATCCAAGTGCTCTTCCTTTCTTGGAACAATATCATGGACATCCCAGCAGAGGCATTTAGACCATTGAAGAAGCTAAGGATCATTGATCTTTCTCATAATAGGCTGAGAACATTGCCGGATAATATGTTTTCCGAAGCTAATATCGAGAGTTTGGATCTGTCTCATAATCAATTTATGAGATTACCCACAAAAACCATGTCTATCTCAGCAGCTGCTAGTTTATCCATGTTGGATTTGTCTTGGAACACTCTCTCGGGAATCCATACTACTGACGCCATATTTAGATTACGA AGTTTGACATGGTTAGATTTATCATACAATCGATTGGTTAGGCTCGACGACGGGATATTCTCTGATTTATCATATCTAACTCATCTAGACTTGAGTCACAATAAACAATTACTTTTGGAATCACGTGGAAGAACATTTCATGGCTTAGAGGACTCGCTTTTATATCTTGATTTAAGCAACATTTCGCTTTTAAGT gtgCCAGAATTGCCATTAAGACGATTGCAAACGTTGTACTTGGCACATAATGAGTTGGCATCGATACCACCGGAAATGGCATCGAATTTAACGTCTCTTCACTATTTAGATCTGAGTGCCAACGATCTAACAGTGGTACCATTGATCACGCACACTCTACCTgagttaaaaacttttaatttagcCGATAATCCAATCACGGCTGTTACCAATACTAGTTTCTTAGGTATCGCAGATAGCCTTGAGGAATTGGATATACGACGATTATCTTTATTGACATTCGAA agtgGAGCACTTTGTAAAGCTACAAAACTTCgtaagttatatataactGCTTACAATggtgtgaaaaattttaattttcccaaCATTCTTGAATATAATCACGGCTTAAGGCATTTAGTCATTGAT GTACAAAATGATACgaatttggaaaaagaaatgaaaggaaagtttcctaataaattatttaatattacgttGACAGGTCGAGCATTAAAGAATGTAGACTCGGATATATTGCGA GGTATAAGAAATCCACATTTGCATTTTGGAATGTTCAACACGAGTGTGAATACCGTGCCTAagcaaatatttgataatgcaGAATGGGTGAGAAATGTGACGGTTCATCTTCGCCATAATGACGTGCGAACGCTTCACAATCCATCTAATGGATACAAACCAGGCGTGCCAGGAAAACGATTTCTGTTGAAACTCACGGTGAGAGGAAGCTATTTTACTTGTGATTGCGACATTGG atGGATGGAAACCTGGCAGAGAAAACATAGACAATATCAAGAGGATCGTTGCACTACCTAtagtgaatttaaaaatatcgaacgagATGAAGAAGATGATGAATTCGATTGCTGGGACAATGGTTGGGATGACGATTTACGCGAATCATTTTgcttaaataagaataatatgtcAGTATTAGAAGCATTGAAAACAGATCTTGAATGTGGATGGGGAACTGCGACTTATATTCATACACCTCATTATCTCGTTGTCTtccttttcgttatttttgcaATGATTACTTATTAG